A window of Acinetobacter sp. TR3 contains these coding sequences:
- a CDS encoding NAD(P)H-binding protein, giving the protein MRIGDKKAIVIGATGLVGEALVAELEQSNDFSSVTVVVRKNSDKLKSYSKVTQLILEDFLLLNDEDVSAHTHAFSCLGSTIKQAGSKDAFYAIDYEINAHFADLIQDKNIHLLVVSALGANANSPVFYNKVKGELENYLKSLSMYKLSIFQPSLLIGKRSEVRVLEGVAQTLFKLVEKTWTKPFKYKPVTAEQLAHTMLNAAQTQTAAFKLYDNLMIQQTQ; this is encoded by the coding sequence ATGAGAATAGGTGACAAAAAGGCAATTGTTATTGGTGCTACCGGGCTAGTGGGTGAAGCGCTAGTGGCTGAATTAGAACAGTCAAATGATTTTAGTTCTGTGACTGTTGTAGTAAGGAAAAATTCAGATAAATTAAAATCTTATAGTAAAGTTACCCAACTTATTCTAGAAGATTTTTTGCTTTTGAATGATGAAGATGTCAGTGCTCATACACATGCATTTAGTTGCTTGGGTAGTACGATCAAACAAGCGGGATCGAAAGACGCATTTTATGCAATTGACTATGAAATTAACGCTCATTTTGCTGATTTAATCCAAGATAAAAATATTCATTTATTGGTGGTCAGTGCCTTAGGAGCGAATGCTAATTCACCAGTTTTCTATAATAAAGTTAAAGGTGAGTTGGAAAACTACTTAAAAAGCTTGTCGATGTATAAGCTCTCAATTTTTCAACCGTCACTCTTAATTGGTAAGCGTAGTGAAGTACGAGTTTTAGAAGGTGTGGCACAAACGCTATTTAAATTGGTTGAAAAAACTTGGACCAAGCCGTTTAAATATAAGCCTGTAACCGCAGAACAATTGGCGCATACTATGCTAAATGCAGCTCAAACTCAGACAGCAGCATTCAAACTGTACGATAATTTGATGATACAACAAACCCAATAA
- a CDS encoding glutathione S-transferase N-terminal domain-containing protein — MLKMANHQFKVLQSVVATLIEGGRGVMGTPQPNQPSKPLKLYEFEGSPFCRRVREVVTLLNLDVEIYPCPKGGQKYRQIVKEKGGKRQFPFLIDENTGDQLYESQEIIHHLFKHYGKTGKTPKKFSHYPKLPYVSALASVANAARGVWINKKIVNRAAPAQLIELWSFEASPYTRLVREVLTELEIPYILHNVAKERWQDMGPAILRLKPGQYIPLPNGKREKVVEVMGRDIQVPYLIDPNTGVKMFESAKIVDYLKKQYG, encoded by the coding sequence ATGCTCAAAATGGCGAATCATCAATTCAAGGTTTTACAATCTGTTGTTGCAACTTTAATTGAAGGTGGAAGAGGTGTGATGGGAACACCACAACCGAATCAGCCTTCAAAACCATTAAAACTTTATGAGTTTGAAGGTTCACCCTTTTGTCGCCGTGTCCGTGAAGTTGTTACGTTATTAAATTTAGATGTGGAAATTTATCCATGTCCGAAAGGTGGTCAAAAATATCGCCAAATCGTTAAAGAAAAAGGTGGTAAAAGACAGTTTCCATTTTTGATTGATGAAAATACTGGTGATCAACTCTATGAGTCACAAGAGATCATTCATCATCTATTCAAACACTATGGTAAAACTGGGAAAACGCCGAAAAAATTTAGCCATTATCCAAAACTTCCTTATGTTTCAGCTTTAGCATCGGTTGCCAATGCAGCTCGTGGTGTATGGATTAACAAGAAAATTGTTAATCGAGCAGCACCAGCACAATTGATCGAATTGTGGAGTTTTGAGGCAAGCCCTTATACACGATTGGTTCGTGAAGTTCTGACTGAGCTGGAAATTCCATATATTTTGCATAATGTTGCCAAAGAGCGTTGGCAAGATATGGGGCCAGCAATCTTGCGTTTAAAACCTGGTCAATACATTCCATTACCGAATGGAAAGCGCGAAAAGGTTGTTGAGGTGATGGGACGAGATATTCAAGTACCATATTTGATTGATCCAAATACAGGCGTGAAGATGTTTGAGTCAGCGAAAATTGTCGATTACTTGAAAAAGCAGTATGGTTAA
- a CDS encoding 3-oxoacyl-ACP reductase, with protein MTDQYQAFTQSPLGKFVVKNLGLPSPVSLDRFESAQPVVNGAVLLGAAPSSTISASIAQVLSNIHADSYVGNNVELQQTAAKVGLNLRPLNADDKESKFKAVVFDASGIQDSEQLKALYNFFNPIARQISSSGRVIVIGTTPETAKTVKQAIAQRALEGFVKSAGKEFKKGITAQVVYVDQGAEANLESTLRFLISPRSAYVSGQVIRISKAETVKLDWAKPLAGKTALVTGASRGIGEAIAQVLARDGAHVICLDVPQQQADLERVAGSIGGSVLAIDITAADAGEKIKTAAAKQGGLDVIVHNAGITRDKTLANMKPELWDLVININLSAIERVNDYLLSNDGLNANGRIVCVSSISGIAGNLGQTNYAVSKAGVIGLVKFTAPTLKNGITINAVAPGFIETQMTAAIPFAIREAGRRMNSMNQGGLPVDVAEAIAWYASTGSTGVTGNVVRVCGQSLLGA; from the coding sequence ATGACCGATCAATACCAAGCATTTACACAATCACCTTTGGGTAAATTTGTTGTAAAAAATTTAGGTTTACCATCACCAGTTAGCTTAGATCGTTTTGAAAGTGCCCAACCTGTTGTAAATGGTGCCGTATTGCTTGGCGCAGCACCTTCAAGCACTATTTCTGCTTCTATTGCACAAGTTCTTAGCAATATCCATGCAGATAGTTATGTCGGCAATAATGTTGAATTACAACAAACGGCTGCAAAAGTAGGTTTAAATCTTCGTCCTTTAAATGCGGATGATAAAGAGTCTAAATTTAAAGCAGTGGTGTTTGATGCATCTGGTATCCAAGATTCAGAACAATTAAAAGCGTTGTATAACTTTTTTAATCCAATCGCTCGCCAAATTTCAAGTTCAGGTCGTGTGATTGTCATTGGTACAACACCTGAAACAGCAAAGACTGTAAAACAAGCAATTGCACAACGTGCGCTTGAAGGTTTTGTGAAGTCTGCTGGTAAAGAATTCAAAAAAGGTATTACTGCTCAAGTGGTTTATGTAGACCAAGGTGCAGAAGCAAACTTGGAATCAACGCTACGTTTCTTAATTTCACCACGTTCAGCTTATGTTTCTGGTCAAGTGATCCGTATTTCTAAAGCAGAAACAGTGAAATTAGATTGGGCTAAGCCACTTGCGGGTAAAACTGCACTCGTAACAGGTGCAAGCCGTGGTATTGGTGAAGCAATTGCACAAGTATTGGCACGTGACGGCGCACATGTGATTTGCTTAGATGTTCCTCAACAACAAGCTGATCTTGAGCGTGTTGCGGGTTCAATTGGTGGTTCAGTATTGGCAATCGATATTACTGCTGCTGACGCTGGCGAAAAAATCAAAACTGCTGCTGCTAAACAAGGCGGTTTGGATGTAATCGTACACAATGCTGGTATTACTCGTGACAAAACTTTGGCAAACATGAAGCCAGAGCTTTGGGATCTAGTCATCAACATTAACTTGTCTGCAATTGAACGTGTTAACGATTACTTACTTTCTAATGATGGTTTAAATGCAAATGGTCGTATCGTTTGTGTATCATCAATCAGTGGTATCGCGGGTAACTTGGGTCAAACCAACTATGCAGTGTCTAAAGCAGGCGTAATTGGTTTGGTTAAATTTACTGCACCAACATTGAAGAATGGTATTACGATCAACGCGGTTGCACCAGGCTTCATTGAAACTCAAATGACTGCCGCGATTCCATTTGCGATTCGTGAAGCAGGTCGCCGTATGAACTCAATGAACCAAGGTGGTTTACCTGTAGATGTTGCTGAAGCAATTGCTTGGTATGCTTCTACTGGTTCAACAGGTGTGACAGGCAACGTTGTTCGCGTATGCGGTCAAAGCTTGTTGGGCGCTTAA
- a CDS encoding acetyl-CoA C-acetyltransferase, with protein MSKTTQENPAVENSAQETVSNTSKATSTPSKSSDATPKAASTTTKTTRPRSNSRSTKSTASSTSTKVAPAKTTKPSVQQDKIMSQNTVRRVAIIGGNRIPFARSNGAYFTASNIDMFTAALNGLVERFNLQGQRLGEVVAGAVLKHSRDFNMTRECVLNTQLAPETPACDLQQACGTGLQAAFQVANKIALGQIEVGIAGGVDTTSDAPIAFGDGLRKALLELNIAKTGKDRLKALSKINVKDLMDAPKNGEPRTGLSMGDHQAITALEWGIAREDQDALAASSHQKMAKAYEEGFFDDLITPFLGLSRDNNLRADSTAEKLAKLKPVFGKGEAATMTAGNSTPLTDGASCVLLASEEWAKANGHEVLAYLTFSETAAVDFVGKKEGLLMAPAYAVPRMLERAGLKLQDFDYYEIHEAFASQVLSTLKAWEDEKFCKERLGLDAPLGSIDRSKLNVKGSSLAAGHPFAATGGRIIATAAKILNQKGSGRILVSICAAGGQGVTAIIEK; from the coding sequence ATGAGCAAAACAACTCAAGAAAATCCAGCAGTCGAGAATTCTGCTCAAGAGACTGTGTCAAATACATCAAAAGCAACTTCTACTCCAAGTAAAAGTTCTGACGCAACTCCTAAAGCAGCAAGTACGACAACTAAAACGACTCGTCCTCGTTCTAACAGTCGTAGTACAAAAAGCACTGCTTCTTCTACATCTACAAAAGTAGCACCAGCTAAAACAACCAAACCTTCTGTTCAACAGGATAAAATCATGAGCCAAAACACTGTTCGCCGTGTTGCCATTATTGGCGGTAACCGTATTCCTTTCGCACGTTCTAACGGCGCTTATTTTACAGCTTCTAACATCGACATGTTTACAGCTGCATTAAACGGTTTGGTTGAGCGTTTCAACCTACAAGGTCAACGTTTAGGTGAAGTGGTTGCTGGTGCAGTATTAAAACACAGCCGTGACTTTAACATGACACGTGAGTGTGTTTTAAATACTCAACTTGCTCCTGAAACTCCAGCTTGCGATCTTCAACAAGCTTGCGGTACTGGTTTACAAGCTGCATTCCAAGTTGCAAACAAAATTGCTTTAGGCCAAATCGAAGTAGGTATCGCTGGTGGTGTTGATACTACATCTGACGCTCCGATCGCTTTCGGTGATGGTTTACGTAAAGCTTTGCTTGAGCTCAACATCGCTAAAACAGGTAAAGATCGTTTAAAAGCTTTATCTAAAATCAACGTTAAAGATCTTATGGATGCACCTAAAAATGGTGAACCACGTACTGGTTTATCTATGGGTGATCACCAAGCAATTACTGCCCTTGAATGGGGTATTGCTCGTGAAGATCAAGACGCTTTAGCTGCTTCTTCTCACCAAAAAATGGCGAAAGCATACGAAGAAGGTTTCTTCGATGACTTAATCACGCCGTTCTTAGGTTTAAGCCGTGACAACAACTTACGTGCTGACTCAACTGCTGAGAAATTAGCAAAATTAAAACCAGTATTTGGTAAAGGCGAAGCTGCAACAATGACAGCGGGTAACTCTACTCCACTTACTGATGGTGCTTCATGTGTACTTTTAGCTTCTGAAGAATGGGCTAAAGCAAATGGTCACGAAGTTCTAGCTTACTTAACTTTCTCTGAAACAGCTGCAGTTGATTTCGTTGGTAAAAAAGAAGGCCTATTGATGGCTCCTGCTTATGCAGTTCCACGTATGCTTGAGCGTGCTGGCCTTAAACTTCAAGATTTCGACTACTACGAAATCCACGAAGCGTTTGCATCACAAGTACTTTCTACTTTGAAAGCTTGGGAAGATGAGAAATTCTGTAAAGAGCGTTTAGGTTTAGATGCACCTTTAGGTTCAATTGATCGTAGCAAATTAAACGTTAAAGGTTCTTCTTTAGCTGCGGGTCACCCATTCGCTGCAACTGGCGGTCGTATCATCGCGACTGCTGCGAAAATCTTAAACCAAAAAGGTTCAGGTCGTATCTTAGTTTCGATCTGTGCTGCTGGCGGTCAAGGTGTAACAGCAATTATTGAAAAATAA
- the rraA gene encoding ribonuclease E activity regulator RraA — protein sequence MTTIPFVTCDLLDDNPEKDLQVVTPSLDGKFFKSYGARKSFGGQVVTVKCFEDNSRVKELLATEGVGKVLVVDGGASMRCALMGDLIAESAVKNHWNGVVIYGCVRDVDAIAELDLGVHALAAIPQKSNRKGIGEVDITLYFGGVTINSGDYIYADNNGIVIAKEKLVDC from the coding sequence GTGACTACGATTCCTTTTGTAACTTGCGACTTGTTAGATGATAATCCTGAGAAAGATTTACAGGTCGTAACACCATCTTTAGACGGTAAGTTTTTTAAGAGTTATGGTGCACGCAAGAGCTTTGGTGGGCAGGTTGTAACAGTTAAGTGTTTTGAAGATAACTCACGCGTAAAAGAGCTTTTAGCAACAGAGGGTGTAGGAAAAGTCTTGGTTGTTGATGGCGGTGCATCTATGCGCTGTGCTTTGATGGGCGATTTGATTGCTGAATCAGCTGTGAAGAATCATTGGAATGGTGTTGTGATTTACGGTTGTGTGCGTGATGTTGATGCAATTGCCGAACTTGATTTAGGTGTGCATGCATTGGCTGCAATTCCACAAAAAAGTAATCGTAAGGGCATAGGTGAAGTTGATATTACACTGTATTTTGGTGGTGTGACGATCAATTCTGGCGATTATATCTATGCCGATAATAATGGCATCGTAATCGCGAAAGAAAAACTAGTTGACTGCTAA